The Dasypus novemcinctus isolate mDasNov1 chromosome 2, mDasNov1.1.hap2, whole genome shotgun sequence genome includes a region encoding these proteins:
- the KIAA1191 gene encoding putative monooxygenase p33MONOX isoform X2 — protein sequence MASRHPEVPALEPSGPLGKMSLPIGMYRRAFSYDDALEDPTPMTPPPSDMGSIPWKPVIPERKYQHLAKVEEGEASASSPAVTPSPATDSVDKVPVVKAKATHVIMSSLITKQTQESIQRFEQQAGLRDAGYTPHKGLTTEDTKYLRMAEALHKLKLQSGEIIKEEKQPASAQSTPSSTPHSSPKQKARGWFTSGSSTALPGPNSSIMDSRSGDKDRNSSEKWSLFGQRSLQKSDSGGFATQVYRGAQKPSPMELIRVQATRMAEDPAVFKPPKMDVPAMEGKKPSARTHNLKHRDLNVLTPTGF from the exons ATGGCTTCGAGACATCCCGAAGTACCTG CTCTTGAGCCTAGTGGGCCTCTGGGCAAGATGTCCCTGCCCATCGGGATGTACCGCCGGGCATTCAGCTATGATGATGCCCTTGAGGACCCTACGCCCATGACTCCTCCTCCATCAGACATGGGCAGCATCCCCTGGAAGCCCGTGATTCCAGAGCGCAAGTATCAGCACCTCGCCAAG GTAGAGGAAGGAGAGGCCAGTGCATCTTCCCCTGCTGTGACCCCATCACCGGCCACTGACAGTGTGGACAAGGTCCCAGTGGTGAAAGCTAAAGCTACCCATGTCATCATGAGTTCTCTGATCACAA AACAGACCCAGGAGAGCATTCAGCGTTTTGAGCAACAGGCAGGGCTGAGAGATGCTGGCTACACACCCCACAAGGGCCTTACCACCGAGGACACCAAGTACCTTCGCATGGCAGAAGCTCTCCAC AAACTAAAACTTCAGAGCGGAGAgataattaaagaagaaaagcagcCTGCATCGGCCCAGTCTACTCCAAGCAGCACTCCCCACTCTTCCCCTAAGCAGAAAGCCAG AGGCTGGTTCACTTCTGGTTCTTCTACAGCTTTACCTGGCCCAAATTCTAGCATCATGGATTCCAGAAGTGGGGATAAGGACAGAAACTCATCAGAAAAATGGAGCCTTTTTGGCCAAAGATCCCTCCAGAAATCTGATTCGG GCGGCTTTGCCACCCAGGTCTACAGAGGAGCACAGAAGCCCTCTCCAATGGAACTGATCCGCGTCCAGGCCACCCGCATGGCAGAGGACCCAGCAGTCTTCAAGCCACCCAAGATGGATGTGCCAGCGATGGAAGGGAAGAAGCCGTCGGCACGGACCCATAATCTCAAACACCGTGACTTGAATGTGCTCACACCCACTGGGTTCTAG
- the KIAA1191 gene encoding putative monooxygenase p33MONOX isoform X1 → MLFPSPLGEWGCSGIGGWRWVFHLELCHGLQQWTTTPSMPPTPPHPGPSLARSAAVSRGFIPKAAGLPSLPVLSGTYRRLSVSPPAQDLAQHGLGPYCATASREMWVLETSLVPELGPQAAPWRGGTALEPSGPLGKMSLPIGMYRRAFSYDDALEDPTPMTPPPSDMGSIPWKPVIPERKYQHLAKVEEGEASASSPAVTPSPATDSVDKVPVVKAKATHVIMSSLITKQTQESIQRFEQQAGLRDAGYTPHKGLTTEDTKYLRMAEALHKLKLQSGEIIKEEKQPASAQSTPSSTPHSSPKQKARGWFTSGSSTALPGPNSSIMDSRSGDKDRNSSEKWSLFGQRSLQKSDSGGFATQVYRGAQKPSPMELIRVQATRMAEDPAVFKPPKMDVPAMEGKKPSARTHNLKHRDLNVLTPTGF, encoded by the exons ATGTTATTTCCGTCTCCCCTCGGTGAGTGGGGGTGCTCAGGGATTGGTGGTTGGCGGTGGGTTTTCCACTTGGAGTTGTGCCATGGACTCCAGCAGTGGACTACAACTCCCAGCATGCCCCCAACGCCTCCCCACCCCGGGCCAAGTCTCGCGCGAAGTGCCGCGGTGTCGAGAGGCTTTATCCCGAAGGCCGCAGGCCTACCCTCACTGCCTGTGCTGTCGGGAACATACCGGAGACTTTCCGTGTCGCCGCCGGCACAAGACCTCGCACAACATGGCTTGGGTCCGTACTGCGCCACAGCGTCTAGAGAGATGTGGGTCCTCGAAACCTCGTTAGTGCCGGAGCTCGGGCCGCAGGCAGCCCCGTGGCGTGGAGGAACAG CTCTTGAGCCTAGTGGGCCTCTGGGCAAGATGTCCCTGCCCATCGGGATGTACCGCCGGGCATTCAGCTATGATGATGCCCTTGAGGACCCTACGCCCATGACTCCTCCTCCATCAGACATGGGCAGCATCCCCTGGAAGCCCGTGATTCCAGAGCGCAAGTATCAGCACCTCGCCAAG GTAGAGGAAGGAGAGGCCAGTGCATCTTCCCCTGCTGTGACCCCATCACCGGCCACTGACAGTGTGGACAAGGTCCCAGTGGTGAAAGCTAAAGCTACCCATGTCATCATGAGTTCTCTGATCACAA AACAGACCCAGGAGAGCATTCAGCGTTTTGAGCAACAGGCAGGGCTGAGAGATGCTGGCTACACACCCCACAAGGGCCTTACCACCGAGGACACCAAGTACCTTCGCATGGCAGAAGCTCTCCAC AAACTAAAACTTCAGAGCGGAGAgataattaaagaagaaaagcagcCTGCATCGGCCCAGTCTACTCCAAGCAGCACTCCCCACTCTTCCCCTAAGCAGAAAGCCAG AGGCTGGTTCACTTCTGGTTCTTCTACAGCTTTACCTGGCCCAAATTCTAGCATCATGGATTCCAGAAGTGGGGATAAGGACAGAAACTCATCAGAAAAATGGAGCCTTTTTGGCCAAAGATCCCTCCAGAAATCTGATTCGG GCGGCTTTGCCACCCAGGTCTACAGAGGAGCACAGAAGCCCTCTCCAATGGAACTGATCCGCGTCCAGGCCACCCGCATGGCAGAGGACCCAGCAGTCTTCAAGCCACCCAAGATGGATGTGCCAGCGATGGAAGGGAAGAAGCCGTCGGCACGGACCCATAATCTCAAACACCGTGACTTGAATGTGCTCACACCCACTGGGTTCTAG